The Neodiprion fabricii isolate iyNeoFabr1 chromosome 4, iyNeoFabr1.1, whole genome shotgun sequence genome window below encodes:
- the LOC124179829 gene encoding mitogen-activated protein kinase kinase kinase 15 isoform X2, with product MPSTCGDVIEIPGMVGQYGVVDAMLSTDSVGTHSDVSGHTTIPGRPRMDVACVLDLQQPQYLSHRKKALEEVRQACSLVNANMHHIQFEKLDFGEANVLDTFYNADVVVVDLSIQLQQSALFYHLGVRESFGMKENILLHNDMDTEATIRLKLSCGSYTFVTYRVVECGSCVATSPAASRVTGEEVIDPKQHLMLKLKRLFQDVEVQSKAHMKEKFLADLRNARETYSGAELSRVLNNMRKRLDDPNVLSGEVVLNVLISYREIQDYDAMVQLVDDLRTVPTHKNSINTPTIRFLYAFALNRRNKEGDREKALKVIEKALEKKENHVPDMVCLCGRIYKDKFVESRHMDEESLKNAIRWYRKGFEVQPNEYAGINLATLLVIAGNEFSKSEELQHIGMVLNNLIGKKGSLSSLKDYWDVATFFEISVLAEDYSKAIQAAECMFKLKPPNWYLKSTIGNISLIDRFRKKNLEVEASPEEQVFGFWIEYFDEATKSEVGDSIRFPLLVLEPTKILMPSYVNINLGAEEKSIQIWNLCLDKLKDNCKQVHEWLFTANMIRSVSLYKRDERCLFLYVHQNSDDFQMYLPSIQCRQRFYDLILEMTRDQEGMVTDLDAYLTNDQMKFEYELDDQNKRTILGKGTYGVVYAARDLNTQVRIAVKEIPERNLGDVQPLHEEIKLHSQLRHRNIVQYLGSVSEDGFFKIFMEQVPGGSLSALLRSKWGPLKENESTISFYTKQILEGLKYLHDQKIVHRDIKGDNVLVNTYSGVVKISDFGTSKRLAGLCPSTETFTGTLQYMAPEVIDKGQRGYGAPADIWSLGCTIVEMATGKPPFIELGSPQAAVFKVGFYKIHPEIPSELSERAKSFILRCFEPNPDTRATAAKLLDDPFLTEKKKSTRLPAPPDFSRSISVPAERLERLAKFDKTNNNHIVTTPPIQSSHSDDTTIGSTPSIEASESDTSGPTMTRRSSSGGLLSPEVELSGQPGNKVGEEQEGFYLLKKDSQRRMTLTRVLSQDEAKICQVWLRSIHQDVGQAVLHMNHLELLMRGLKDYISEPNQDVLMTTIRTLKEELDFDSTAINQLYSAIYLFQTAVNEVLRLHSIKPHWMFALDNLVRNAVQAAITVLSPELGANLLGHDRGQSGTDGPEEGSTSGVSTVNSVKSHKSSDSVDNKYWREYQDQMGALKTENMKLLQELLESQKVYQAMLQQVIGDQKIQMGALSQLCESINRRTIRQESGYNSTISGGEPVSPIPGFLPQISVTDHNATPADTRLTEWLQGLGVDASSIDRFLYEEYTLEDILFHVSREDLRRLNLRGGIELRIWKAVLQHRKDNEI from the exons ATGCCATCAACCTGTGGAGACGTTATTGAAATTCCTG GTATGGTGGGGCAATACGGCGTTGTTGATGCTATGTTGAGCACAGACAGTGTCGGCACACACAGTGACGTATCTGGCCACACAACAATACCTGGAAGACCCAGAATGGACGTCGCTTGTGTTTTAGATTTACAACAACCGCAGTACCTCTCACACCGCAAAAAAGCCTTAGAAGAAGTTAGACAAGCGTGTAGTTTAGTCAACGCCAACATGCATCACATACAG TTCGAAAAACTTGATTTTGGCGAAGCCAATGTTTTGGATACCTTCTACAACGCAGATGTGGTTGTTGTGGACCTAAGCATTCAGCTGCAACAATCGGCGTTATTTTATCACTTAGGTGTGAGAGAAAGTTTTGGGATGAAAGAAAACATTCTGTTGCACAACGACATGGATACCGAAGCCACAATCAGGTTAAAG tTGTCCTGTGGCAGCTATACCTTTGTAACTTATCGGGTAGTGGAATGTGGTTCCTGTGTGGCTACTAGCCCAGCAGCAAGCAGGGTGACCGGCGAAGAGGTGATAGACCCAAAACAACATTTAATGCTTAAACTGAAGAGACTCTTTCAGGATGTTGAAGTACAATCAAA AGCCCATATGAAGGAAAAGTTTTTGGCAGATTTGCGCAATGCGCGTGAAACGTATTCGGGAGCTGAGCTTTCCAGGGTTTTAAATAACATGAGAAAACGTCTGGATGATCCGAATGTTTTATCGGGCGAAGTCGTGCTCAATGTCTTAATTTCTTACAGAGAAATACAG GATTATGACGCAATGGTGCAGCTTGTTGATGATTTGCGGACAGTACCCACTCataaaaattctataaataCTCCAACCATACGTTTTTTATACGCCTTTGCTCTTAATAGAAGAAATAAGGAAGGGGACAGGGAAAAAGCATTGAAAGTTATCGAAAAagcattagaaaaaaaagagaatcaTGTACCAGACATGGTGTGCCTTTGTGGAAGAATTTACAAAGACAAGTTTGTCGAAAGCAGACACATGGATGAAGAAAGTCTGAAAAATGCAATCCGCTGGTATAGAAAAGGATTCGAG GTACAACCAAATGAATACGCTGGTATTAATCTGGCTACTCTTTTGGTAATAGctggaaatgaattttccaaaaGTGAAGAGTTACAGCACATTGGAATGGTGTTGAATAACTTGATTGGTAAAAAGGGAAGCTTGTCCAGCCTGAAAGACTACTGGGATGTTGCAACGTTTTTCGAAATCAGTGTACTTGCTGAGGATTATTCCAAGGCTATACAAGCAGCTGAATGTATGTTCAAATTAAAACCACCCAATTG GTACTTGAAGTCAACCATAGGCAACATATCGCTTATAGACAGGTTTCGAAAAAAGAACTTGGAAGTTGAGGCTTCGCCTGAAGAGCAAGTTTTTGGATTCTGGATTGAATACTTCGACGAAGCGACAAAATCTGAAGTTGGGGACAGTATACGTTTCCCC tTACTGGTGCTGGAACCGACAAAAATTCTAATGCCAAGTTACGTAAATATAAATCTTGGCgcagaagaaaaatcgatacaAATATGGAACTTGTGCTTAGATAAATTGAAAGACAACTGTAAACAAGTACATGAGTGGCTATTCACCGCAAACATGATTCGCAGTGTCAGTTTGTATAAACGAGACGAACGCTGTCTATTCTTATATGTACATCAGAATTCTGATGACTTTCAAATGTATCTACCATCCATCCAATGTAGACAACGATTTTACGATTTAATCTTGGAAATGACGAGAGACCAGGAAGGCATGGTCACAGATCTGGATGCTTACTTAACTAATGACCAGATGAAG tttgaaTACGAATTAGATGATCAAAACAAACGTACGATCCTTGGGAAAGGTACGTATGGTGTTGTATACGCAGCTCGTGATTTAAACACACAAGTGAGAATAGCGGTGAAAGAGATACCAGAAAGAAACCTTGGGGACGTACAACCTTTGCACGAAGAAATCAAATTGCACAGTCAACTCAGACACCGAAACATCGTTCAGTACTTGGGATCTGTGAGTGAGGATggtttcttcaaaattttcatggaGCAAGTTCCTGGAG GTAGCTTATCGGCGCTGCTTCGATCGAAATGGGGCCCGTTAAAGGAAAATGAATCAACCATATCTTTTTATACAAAACAGATTTTAGAAGGACTTAAGTACCTGCACGATCAGAAAATTGTTCATCGTGATATTAAAG GTGATAATGTATTGGTTAACACGTATAGTGGAGTGGTTAAAATTTCTGACTTTGGTACATCGAAGCGACTCGCTGGTCTTTGTCCAAGTACCGAAACATTCACTGGAACATTACAATACATGGCACCAGAAGTCATAGACAAAGGGCAACGTGGTTACGGAGCTCCT GCTGATATTTGGTCATTGGGTTGTACAATTGTTGAAATGGCTACAGGAAAACCTCCTTTTATAGAGTTGGGTTCACCACAGGCTGCTGTTTTCAAG gtgggattttataaaatacacCCTGAAATACCCTCGGAATTATCGGAAAGAGCAAAGAGCTTCATTTTACGGTGTTTCGAGCCAAATCCCGACACCAGGGCGACAGCTGCTAAACTATTAGACGATCCTTTTCTTACAGA aaaaaagaagagtaCGAGATTACCTGCACCACCAGATTTCAGCAGAAGTATATCGGTGCCAGCGGAAAGGCTTGAGCGACTGGCTAAATTTGACAAGACAAACAATAACCACATCGTTACAACACCGCCAATCCAGTCTTCTCATTCTGATGATAC CACGATCGGAAGCACACCATCAATAGAGGCTAGCGAATCAGACACATCAGGACCTACAATGACTAGGAGAAGTTCTTCTGGTGGTTTATTGTCACCCGAAGTAGAATTGTCTG gTCAGCCAGGTAATAAAGTTGGCGAGGAACAGGAGGGCTTTTATTTATTGAAGAAAGATAGTCAACGTCGAATGACACTCACTAGAGTATTGAGTCAGGATGAAGCTAAAATATGTCAAGTATGGCTGAGGAGTATACATCAAGATGTTGGCCAAGCTGTTCTGCACATG AATCATTTGGAACTCCTGATGCGTGGTCTGAAAGATTATATCTCTGAACCGAACCAAGATGTGCTCATGACCACAATTCGGACACTAAAGGAAGAATTAGACTTTGATTCAACTGCGATAAATCAACTGTATTCGGCAATATACCTATTTCAAACAGCTGTAAACGAGGTTTTGAGGCTGCACAGCATAAAGCCACATTGGATGTTTGCTTTGGATAATCTAGTCAGGAATGCTGTTCAAGCTGCTATTACTGTATTATCTCCAg AGCTTGGCGCCAATCTGCTTGGCCATGATCGAGGTCAATCAGGTACTGACGGTCCGGAAGAAGGATCGACGTCCGGTGTGTCAACAGTCAACTCTGTGAAATCACACAAATCTAGTGATTCTGTGGACAATAAATATTGGCGAGAATATCAGGATCAAATGGGAGCTTTAAAGACTGAAAACATGAAACTTCTTCAAGAACTCTTGGAAAGTCAGAAAGTTTATCAAGCTATGTTGCAGCAGGTAATAGGagatcaaaaaattcagatgGGAGCTCTATCACAGCTGTGCGAATCGATTAATAGGAGAACTATAAGGCAAGAATCGGG ATATAATTCGACGATTTCTGGTGGAGAGCCTGTGTCTCCTATTCCAGGATTTTTACCCCAAATCAGTGTCACTGACCATAATGCTACTCCAGCTGATACCAGGCTTACGGAATGGTTACAAGGTCTAGGTGTAGATGCGTCTTCTATAGACAGG TTTCTATATGAAGAATACACGTTGGAAGATATTCTTTTCCACGTTAGTCGAGAAGATCTTCGCAGGCTGAACTTGAG GGGAGGTATCGAGTTGAGGATATGGAAGGCCGTATTGCAGCATCGAAAGGAcaacgaaatttga
- the LOC124179829 gene encoding mitogen-activated protein kinase kinase kinase 15 isoform X1: MPSTCGDVIEIPGMVGQYGVVDAMLSTDSVGTHSDVSGHTTIPGRPRMDVACVLDLQQPQYLSHRKKALEEVRQACSLVNANMHHIQFEKLDFGEANVLDTFYNADVVVVDLSIQLQQSALFYHLGVRESFGMKENILLHNDMDTEATIRLKLSCGSYTFVTYRVVECGSCVATSPAASRVTGEEVIDPKQHLMLKLKRLFQDVEVQSKAHMKEKFLADLRNARETYSGAELSRVLNNMRKRLDDPNVLSGEVVLNVLISYREIQDYDAMVQLVDDLRTVPTHKNSINTPTIRFLYAFALNRRNKEGDREKALKVIEKALEKKENHVPDMVCLCGRIYKDKFVESRHMDEESLKNAIRWYRKGFEVQPNEYAGINLATLLVIAGNEFSKSEELQHIGMVLNNLIGKKGSLSSLKDYWDVATFFEISVLAEDYSKAIQAAECMFKLKPPNWYLKSTIGNISLIDRFRKKNLEVEASPEEQVFGFWIEYFDEATKSEVGDSIRFPLLVLEPTKILMPSYVNINLGAEEKSIQIWNLCLDKLKDNCKQVHEWLFTANMIRSVSLYKRDERCLFLYVHQNSDDFQMYLPSIQCRQRFYDLILEMTRDQEGMVTDLDAYLTNDQMKFEYELDDQNKRTILGKGTYGVVYAARDLNTQVRIAVKEIPERNLGDVQPLHEEIKLHSQLRHRNIVQYLGSVSEDGFFKIFMEQVPGGSLSALLRSKWGPLKENESTISFYTKQILEGLKYLHDQKIVHRDIKGDNVLVNTYSGVVKISDFGTSKRLAGLCPSTETFTGTLQYMAPEVIDKGQRGYGAPADIWSLGCTIVEMATGKPPFIELGSPQAAVFKVGFYKIHPEIPSELSERAKSFILRCFEPNPDTRATAAKLLDDPFLTEKKKSTRLPAPPDFSRSISVPAERLERLAKFDKTNNNHIVTTPPIQSSHSDDTGGLTKSSPLRERSPAHLLSPISMPTALCFNSTIGSTPSIEASESDTSGPTMTRRSSSGGLLSPEVELSGQPGNKVGEEQEGFYLLKKDSQRRMTLTRVLSQDEAKICQVWLRSIHQDVGQAVLHMNHLELLMRGLKDYISEPNQDVLMTTIRTLKEELDFDSTAINQLYSAIYLFQTAVNEVLRLHSIKPHWMFALDNLVRNAVQAAITVLSPELGANLLGHDRGQSGTDGPEEGSTSGVSTVNSVKSHKSSDSVDNKYWREYQDQMGALKTENMKLLQELLESQKVYQAMLQQVIGDQKIQMGALSQLCESINRRTIRQESGYNSTISGGEPVSPIPGFLPQISVTDHNATPADTRLTEWLQGLGVDASSIDRFLYEEYTLEDILFHVSREDLRRLNLRGGIELRIWKAVLQHRKDNEI; this comes from the exons ATGCCATCAACCTGTGGAGACGTTATTGAAATTCCTG GTATGGTGGGGCAATACGGCGTTGTTGATGCTATGTTGAGCACAGACAGTGTCGGCACACACAGTGACGTATCTGGCCACACAACAATACCTGGAAGACCCAGAATGGACGTCGCTTGTGTTTTAGATTTACAACAACCGCAGTACCTCTCACACCGCAAAAAAGCCTTAGAAGAAGTTAGACAAGCGTGTAGTTTAGTCAACGCCAACATGCATCACATACAG TTCGAAAAACTTGATTTTGGCGAAGCCAATGTTTTGGATACCTTCTACAACGCAGATGTGGTTGTTGTGGACCTAAGCATTCAGCTGCAACAATCGGCGTTATTTTATCACTTAGGTGTGAGAGAAAGTTTTGGGATGAAAGAAAACATTCTGTTGCACAACGACATGGATACCGAAGCCACAATCAGGTTAAAG tTGTCCTGTGGCAGCTATACCTTTGTAACTTATCGGGTAGTGGAATGTGGTTCCTGTGTGGCTACTAGCCCAGCAGCAAGCAGGGTGACCGGCGAAGAGGTGATAGACCCAAAACAACATTTAATGCTTAAACTGAAGAGACTCTTTCAGGATGTTGAAGTACAATCAAA AGCCCATATGAAGGAAAAGTTTTTGGCAGATTTGCGCAATGCGCGTGAAACGTATTCGGGAGCTGAGCTTTCCAGGGTTTTAAATAACATGAGAAAACGTCTGGATGATCCGAATGTTTTATCGGGCGAAGTCGTGCTCAATGTCTTAATTTCTTACAGAGAAATACAG GATTATGACGCAATGGTGCAGCTTGTTGATGATTTGCGGACAGTACCCACTCataaaaattctataaataCTCCAACCATACGTTTTTTATACGCCTTTGCTCTTAATAGAAGAAATAAGGAAGGGGACAGGGAAAAAGCATTGAAAGTTATCGAAAAagcattagaaaaaaaagagaatcaTGTACCAGACATGGTGTGCCTTTGTGGAAGAATTTACAAAGACAAGTTTGTCGAAAGCAGACACATGGATGAAGAAAGTCTGAAAAATGCAATCCGCTGGTATAGAAAAGGATTCGAG GTACAACCAAATGAATACGCTGGTATTAATCTGGCTACTCTTTTGGTAATAGctggaaatgaattttccaaaaGTGAAGAGTTACAGCACATTGGAATGGTGTTGAATAACTTGATTGGTAAAAAGGGAAGCTTGTCCAGCCTGAAAGACTACTGGGATGTTGCAACGTTTTTCGAAATCAGTGTACTTGCTGAGGATTATTCCAAGGCTATACAAGCAGCTGAATGTATGTTCAAATTAAAACCACCCAATTG GTACTTGAAGTCAACCATAGGCAACATATCGCTTATAGACAGGTTTCGAAAAAAGAACTTGGAAGTTGAGGCTTCGCCTGAAGAGCAAGTTTTTGGATTCTGGATTGAATACTTCGACGAAGCGACAAAATCTGAAGTTGGGGACAGTATACGTTTCCCC tTACTGGTGCTGGAACCGACAAAAATTCTAATGCCAAGTTACGTAAATATAAATCTTGGCgcagaagaaaaatcgatacaAATATGGAACTTGTGCTTAGATAAATTGAAAGACAACTGTAAACAAGTACATGAGTGGCTATTCACCGCAAACATGATTCGCAGTGTCAGTTTGTATAAACGAGACGAACGCTGTCTATTCTTATATGTACATCAGAATTCTGATGACTTTCAAATGTATCTACCATCCATCCAATGTAGACAACGATTTTACGATTTAATCTTGGAAATGACGAGAGACCAGGAAGGCATGGTCACAGATCTGGATGCTTACTTAACTAATGACCAGATGAAG tttgaaTACGAATTAGATGATCAAAACAAACGTACGATCCTTGGGAAAGGTACGTATGGTGTTGTATACGCAGCTCGTGATTTAAACACACAAGTGAGAATAGCGGTGAAAGAGATACCAGAAAGAAACCTTGGGGACGTACAACCTTTGCACGAAGAAATCAAATTGCACAGTCAACTCAGACACCGAAACATCGTTCAGTACTTGGGATCTGTGAGTGAGGATggtttcttcaaaattttcatggaGCAAGTTCCTGGAG GTAGCTTATCGGCGCTGCTTCGATCGAAATGGGGCCCGTTAAAGGAAAATGAATCAACCATATCTTTTTATACAAAACAGATTTTAGAAGGACTTAAGTACCTGCACGATCAGAAAATTGTTCATCGTGATATTAAAG GTGATAATGTATTGGTTAACACGTATAGTGGAGTGGTTAAAATTTCTGACTTTGGTACATCGAAGCGACTCGCTGGTCTTTGTCCAAGTACCGAAACATTCACTGGAACATTACAATACATGGCACCAGAAGTCATAGACAAAGGGCAACGTGGTTACGGAGCTCCT GCTGATATTTGGTCATTGGGTTGTACAATTGTTGAAATGGCTACAGGAAAACCTCCTTTTATAGAGTTGGGTTCACCACAGGCTGCTGTTTTCAAG gtgggattttataaaatacacCCTGAAATACCCTCGGAATTATCGGAAAGAGCAAAGAGCTTCATTTTACGGTGTTTCGAGCCAAATCCCGACACCAGGGCGACAGCTGCTAAACTATTAGACGATCCTTTTCTTACAGA aaaaaagaagagtaCGAGATTACCTGCACCACCAGATTTCAGCAGAAGTATATCGGTGCCAGCGGAAAGGCTTGAGCGACTGGCTAAATTTGACAAGACAAACAATAACCACATCGTTACAACACCGCCAATCCAGTCTTCTCATTCTGATGATAC CGGAGGGCTGACAAAATCAAGCCCATTGAGGGAACGCAGTCCAGCTCATCTTCTCTCTCCCATCAGCATGCCTACTGCCCTTTGTTTCAACAG CACGATCGGAAGCACACCATCAATAGAGGCTAGCGAATCAGACACATCAGGACCTACAATGACTAGGAGAAGTTCTTCTGGTGGTTTATTGTCACCCGAAGTAGAATTGTCTG gTCAGCCAGGTAATAAAGTTGGCGAGGAACAGGAGGGCTTTTATTTATTGAAGAAAGATAGTCAACGTCGAATGACACTCACTAGAGTATTGAGTCAGGATGAAGCTAAAATATGTCAAGTATGGCTGAGGAGTATACATCAAGATGTTGGCCAAGCTGTTCTGCACATG AATCATTTGGAACTCCTGATGCGTGGTCTGAAAGATTATATCTCTGAACCGAACCAAGATGTGCTCATGACCACAATTCGGACACTAAAGGAAGAATTAGACTTTGATTCAACTGCGATAAATCAACTGTATTCGGCAATATACCTATTTCAAACAGCTGTAAACGAGGTTTTGAGGCTGCACAGCATAAAGCCACATTGGATGTTTGCTTTGGATAATCTAGTCAGGAATGCTGTTCAAGCTGCTATTACTGTATTATCTCCAg AGCTTGGCGCCAATCTGCTTGGCCATGATCGAGGTCAATCAGGTACTGACGGTCCGGAAGAAGGATCGACGTCCGGTGTGTCAACAGTCAACTCTGTGAAATCACACAAATCTAGTGATTCTGTGGACAATAAATATTGGCGAGAATATCAGGATCAAATGGGAGCTTTAAAGACTGAAAACATGAAACTTCTTCAAGAACTCTTGGAAAGTCAGAAAGTTTATCAAGCTATGTTGCAGCAGGTAATAGGagatcaaaaaattcagatgGGAGCTCTATCACAGCTGTGCGAATCGATTAATAGGAGAACTATAAGGCAAGAATCGGG ATATAATTCGACGATTTCTGGTGGAGAGCCTGTGTCTCCTATTCCAGGATTTTTACCCCAAATCAGTGTCACTGACCATAATGCTACTCCAGCTGATACCAGGCTTACGGAATGGTTACAAGGTCTAGGTGTAGATGCGTCTTCTATAGACAGG TTTCTATATGAAGAATACACGTTGGAAGATATTCTTTTCCACGTTAGTCGAGAAGATCTTCGCAGGCTGAACTTGAG GGGAGGTATCGAGTTGAGGATATGGAAGGCCGTATTGCAGCATCGAAAGGAcaacgaaatttga